From a single Ruegeria sp. HKCCD4315 genomic region:
- a CDS encoding DeoR/GlpR family DNA-binding transcription regulator: protein MNLKTTNQREEEILRALFRTGGSCRVSILANELGVTLETIRRNVRNLEERGIVRKVHGGVHLLEDILEPSLESRLDKKVDAKEKLAKAVAEVISDGDSVFLDIGSTTAYVAQALCDHNNLFVVTNSVFVAQTLASRNNNRVFMAGGELRPHDGGAFGVEAQDLIKRLNVRFAVLSVGAVNAESGFMLHDLQEANLARIAAQNAQVRIVVADGEKLGKRAPVTLDSARQINLFFTDTRPSEDIRQMLSANEIDLVVAE from the coding sequence ATGAACCTTAAAACCACCAACCAACGAGAAGAAGAGATTCTGCGCGCGCTGTTTCGCACAGGCGGATCCTGTCGCGTAAGCATCCTGGCGAATGAGCTGGGCGTTACGCTGGAGACCATTCGGCGCAATGTACGCAATCTAGAAGAACGCGGCATTGTGCGTAAGGTTCATGGTGGCGTCCATCTGTTGGAGGACATCCTGGAGCCGTCGCTGGAAAGTCGGCTAGACAAAAAGGTTGATGCAAAAGAAAAGCTGGCCAAAGCAGTGGCCGAAGTCATCAGCGACGGAGACTCGGTCTTTCTGGATATTGGCTCGACAACAGCTTATGTGGCGCAGGCTCTGTGTGACCATAACAACCTGTTTGTGGTGACGAATTCGGTTTTTGTTGCCCAGACTCTGGCGTCCCGGAACAATAACCGGGTGTTTATGGCAGGCGGTGAACTGCGCCCCCATGACGGCGGCGCGTTTGGCGTTGAGGCACAGGACCTAATCAAACGTCTGAACGTCCGGTTTGCTGTTCTGTCGGTTGGGGCGGTCAATGCCGAGTCCGGCTTTATGCTGCATGACCTGCAGGAGGCCAACCTGGCGCGTATCGCCGCTCAGAATGCCCAGGTTCGCATCGTTGTCGCTGACGGAGAAAAGCTGGGTAAGCGCGCGCCGGTCACTTTGGACTCTGCCAGACAGATCAATCTGTTCTTTACGGACACCCGTCCGTCAGAGGATATCCGCCAGATGTTGTCTGCAAACGAAATTGATCTTGTTGTCGCCGAATAG
- a CDS encoding methyltransferase domain-containing protein gives MTLQLADKVQRSFSRSFETYHDTASQQAWVAEKLVSELCRVGAPAQFHTTFEMGCGTGHLTRMLRQNFDLPDFIVNDIAPQAQVTAEAEAAAFISGDVRSVKWPDQIDLVASASMIQWMENPARLLQQAVDALAPGGWLAISGFGPQQYQELSRIGSTAHAPGLCEARSLVAAVEGSMQVLAAGECIRPSFFKTPRDVLKYLRRTGVNGRAKGTWTKSTLARFEEDYVRNFGTANGVSLTYHPIWIVAQKL, from the coding sequence ATGACCTTGCAATTGGCGGATAAGGTGCAACGAAGCTTCAGCAGAAGCTTCGAAACCTATCACGACACAGCCAGTCAACAGGCTTGGGTCGCGGAAAAACTGGTTTCTGAACTCTGCCGTGTCGGTGCTCCGGCTCAGTTTCACACAACGTTTGAAATGGGATGTGGTACCGGGCACCTGACCAGAATGCTGCGGCAAAACTTCGATCTTCCCGATTTCATCGTGAACGACATCGCGCCACAAGCCCAAGTGACGGCAGAGGCCGAAGCAGCAGCATTTATCTCAGGCGACGTGCGCTCGGTAAAATGGCCCGATCAGATTGATCTGGTCGCTTCGGCCTCGATGATCCAGTGGATGGAAAACCCGGCCCGATTGTTGCAGCAGGCCGTCGATGCCTTGGCCCCCGGTGGTTGGTTGGCCATTTCAGGATTTGGACCGCAGCAATATCAAGAGTTGTCCCGCATCGGTTCAACTGCACACGCACCCGGCCTTTGCGAAGCCCGTTCATTAGTCGCAGCTGTCGAAGGGTCGATGCAGGTTCTGGCCGCTGGAGAATGCATACGGCCATCTTTCTTCAAAACACCAAGGGACGTTTTAAAATATCTGCGCAGAACCGGGGTGAATGGGCGTGCAAAAGGGACATGGACCAAGTCCACTCTGGCCCGGTTTGAAGAAGACTATGTGCGAAATTTTGGAACGGCCAACGGGGTGTCTTTGACATATCACCCGATCTGGATTGTCGCTCAAAAGCTATAG
- a CDS encoding 8-amino-7-oxononanoate synthase, giving the protein MKAVDRLESMLDALEARHRRRALIPAQGLDFASNDYLGLAGSKLLQDAAQAALARGVPVGSGGSRLLRGNHPEHEALEQEAAAFFGSEAALFMGGGFQANQAIFSALPAAGDLVLYDALVHASAHEGMRASRADLRAFRHNDLEDARNVFAEWRATGGAGHIWIAVESVYSMEGDLAPLEDLSSLARESGAVLVVDEAHATGIFGLNGKGLAHDLNADLLTLHTCGKGLGVAGGLICGPRVMIETLINRARPFIFATAPSPLNAALVRATLQELAANDRLVAAARERVGHAHDVAREAGLPDSALTSQIIPVILGDEARTMATASGLQQQGFDIRGIRPPTVPKGTSRLRVSITGNIAHEDISALFETIASYQSEAA; this is encoded by the coding sequence ATGAAAGCAGTCGATCGGCTGGAATCCATGCTTGATGCACTTGAAGCCCGGCACCGCCGCCGGGCTTTGATCCCTGCGCAGGGTTTGGATTTTGCGTCGAACGATTATCTGGGTTTGGCGGGGTCAAAACTGCTACAAGATGCAGCGCAGGCCGCCTTGGCGCGCGGTGTGCCGGTTGGGTCCGGAGGCTCGCGCCTGCTGCGGGGCAATCACCCTGAACATGAGGCGCTGGAACAGGAAGCTGCCGCGTTCTTTGGATCTGAAGCCGCGCTTTTCATGGGCGGAGGGTTTCAGGCCAATCAGGCGATCTTTTCCGCCCTGCCGGCAGCTGGAGATCTGGTGCTTTATGACGCTTTGGTTCATGCCAGTGCCCATGAAGGGATGCGTGCCAGCCGCGCGGATCTACGTGCCTTCCGCCACAATGACTTAGAAGATGCGCGCAATGTTTTCGCCGAGTGGCGGGCAACGGGTGGTGCGGGCCACATCTGGATTGCTGTGGAAAGCGTGTATTCCATGGAAGGTGATCTTGCTCCGCTGGAGGACCTTTCGTCCCTGGCCCGTGAGTCCGGCGCCGTTCTCGTCGTGGATGAAGCGCACGCTACTGGTATTTTCGGCCTAAACGGCAAAGGTTTGGCGCATGACCTGAATGCGGATCTGCTGACCCTGCACACCTGCGGTAAGGGTCTGGGCGTTGCGGGCGGTCTGATCTGTGGTCCGCGTGTGATGATTGAAACGCTGATCAACCGGGCACGACCTTTTATCTTCGCAACCGCGCCCTCACCTTTAAACGCTGCTCTTGTGCGGGCCACTCTGCAAGAGTTGGCTGCCAATGATCGTTTGGTTGCTGCTGCACGTGAACGCGTTGGCCATGCGCATGATGTAGCCCGGGAAGCGGGATTGCCGGATTCGGCGCTCACCAGCCAGATCATCCCGGTTATTTTGGGGGACGAGGCCAGAACGATGGCGACGGCCTCTGGCTTGCAGCAGCAGGGCTTTGACATTCGCGGCATTCGCCCCCCCACCGTTCCCAAGGGAACGTCCAGACTGCGTGTGTCGATCACCGGAAATATCGCCCACGAAGACATCTCGGCATTGTTTGAAACTATCGCCAGCTATCAATCGGAGGCCGCATGA
- a CDS encoding ABC transporter substrate-binding protein has product MKCKLGLSVLAVAAATSAWAVESTDPIKLTLHDWSGQLINTKIMGSILEEAGYNVEYVQADYIAQFAGLKTGDLHLAMEIWETTGREALDEATASGNVVNVGETGLMAIEEWWYPSYMKERCPGLPNWEALRDCAEEFSTAETAPSGRYVGGPVTWGGFDEERVEALELDFEVVHAGTDAALFAELESAYQRQDPIVLWVYVPHWAPAKYEGEFVEFPPFSAECYSDPSVGVNPDMAYDCGKPRGPIWKAAWSGLQEKWPGAYDIIEAYNINNDEMSAMVGKADLDGVEIDSVVSEWMETNKDRWSGWISK; this is encoded by the coding sequence ATGAAATGCAAACTGGGACTTTCGGTACTTGCCGTTGCGGCTGCTACGTCAGCCTGGGCGGTGGAATCCACTGATCCGATCAAGCTTACGCTGCACGACTGGTCCGGTCAGCTGATCAATACCAAGATCATGGGTTCGATCCTTGAAGAAGCGGGCTACAACGTCGAATACGTTCAGGCTGACTACATTGCCCAATTCGCTGGCCTGAAAACGGGCGACCTGCATCTGGCGATGGAAATCTGGGAAACAACCGGCCGCGAGGCATTGGACGAAGCGACGGCTTCGGGCAATGTTGTGAATGTCGGGGAAACCGGTCTGATGGCCATCGAAGAGTGGTGGTATCCCAGCTACATGAAAGAGCGTTGCCCGGGGCTGCCGAATTGGGAAGCTCTGCGCGATTGCGCGGAAGAATTCTCGACCGCTGAAACCGCTCCAAGCGGCCGCTATGTCGGTGGACCCGTGACCTGGGGCGGCTTCGACGAAGAGCGTGTCGAAGCTCTGGAGCTGGATTTCGAGGTGGTACATGCGGGTACCGATGCCGCTTTGTTCGCCGAGCTTGAATCTGCCTATCAGCGGCAAGATCCGATCGTTCTGTGGGTTTACGTACCCCATTGGGCGCCGGCCAAGTATGAGGGTGAATTCGTAGAATTCCCGCCATTTTCGGCCGAATGCTATAGCGACCCTTCGGTTGGTGTGAACCCCGACATGGCTTATGACTGCGGCAAACCGCGTGGGCCAATCTGGAAGGCCGCCTGGTCCGGCTTGCAGGAAAAATGGCCCGGCGCTTATGACATCATCGAGGCGTACAACATCAACAATGACGAAATGAGCGCGATGGTCGGCAAGGCCGATCTGGACGGCGTGGAAATTGACAGTGTTGTTTCAGAGTGGATGGAGACCAACAAAGACCGCTGGTCGGGTTGGATCTCAAAATAA
- a CDS encoding L-aspartate oxidase, whose product MTDVTTDRVIIVGAGIGALYAALKLAPRPVVVISPDPLGQGASSAWAQGGVAAAMDLADSPERHAVDTVNAGAGTVEPDVADLVTREAREYIFDLTEIGTPFDRTEDGGYVLSREAAHSFARVVRVKGDQAGSEIMAALIERVRETSSVQILEGVLAVALDVDEGKVSGVVLQEARQTGSAPITLRGPAVLLAGGGSGGLYALTTNPARIRGQVIGMAARAGALIADAEFVQFHPTAMDVGEDPAPLATEALRGEGAILINKRGSRFMQAVHPDAELAPRDVVARAIFAEVQAGNRPMLDTRDALGARIHKLFPAVAASCARNGIDPASDPIPVAPAAHYHMGGIATDTDGRASLDRLWVCGEASSTGLHGANRLASNGLLEALVFARICSESIAKSLPAGTNTDPINLQFAPCEASDTAQAVQELRDTMTRDVGVVRERSGLTRALKTIAELEARHGDCPSFRNMCATATLIAASALQREESRGAHERSDFPDTGGQPGERSKMYLSEALRIRAEACKEPT is encoded by the coding sequence ATGACCGACGTTACCACGGATCGGGTCATCATTGTCGGGGCCGGTATCGGCGCGCTTTATGCGGCGTTGAAGCTGGCACCGCGCCCGGTGGTGGTGATCTCGCCTGATCCGTTGGGGCAGGGGGCAAGCTCAGCTTGGGCGCAAGGGGGTGTCGCGGCGGCGATGGATTTGGCGGACAGCCCGGAGAGGCACGCCGTCGATACCGTGAATGCCGGTGCAGGCACCGTCGAGCCTGATGTGGCCGACCTGGTCACTCGCGAAGCACGAGAATACATCTTTGACTTGACCGAGATTGGCACGCCCTTCGACCGCACTGAAGATGGCGGTTACGTTCTTTCGCGAGAAGCCGCGCATAGTTTCGCCCGTGTCGTGCGCGTGAAAGGCGATCAGGCGGGCAGTGAAATCATGGCTGCCCTAATCGAGCGCGTGCGCGAGACTTCTTCGGTTCAGATATTGGAAGGCGTCCTTGCGGTGGCTTTGGACGTGGACGAGGGCAAAGTCTCGGGGGTGGTGCTGCAGGAGGCAAGACAGACTGGCTCTGCACCCATTACTTTACGTGGACCTGCGGTGCTGCTGGCGGGTGGCGGCTCGGGCGGGCTTTATGCGCTGACCACAAACCCGGCACGCATTCGGGGGCAGGTTATTGGCATGGCCGCACGCGCCGGGGCGCTTATTGCTGATGCCGAGTTTGTTCAGTTTCACCCTACAGCTATGGATGTGGGTGAAGATCCTGCGCCTTTGGCCACCGAAGCGCTGCGTGGGGAAGGCGCGATCCTGATCAACAAGCGGGGCAGCCGGTTCATGCAGGCCGTTCACCCGGACGCTGAACTGGCCCCGCGCGACGTCGTGGCGCGTGCGATCTTTGCCGAAGTGCAGGCAGGCAATCGACCTATGCTGGACACACGCGACGCCTTGGGTGCGCGAATTCATAAGCTGTTTCCCGCAGTGGCAGCCTCCTGCGCGCGCAACGGTATTGACCCCGCAAGCGACCCGATCCCGGTCGCCCCGGCGGCCCATTATCATATGGGCGGCATTGCCACGGATACAGATGGTCGGGCCAGCCTGGACAGGTTGTGGGTCTGTGGTGAGGCGTCTTCGACGGGTCTGCACGGGGCCAACCGTCTGGCATCGAATGGGTTGCTCGAAGCGCTGGTCTTTGCCCGTATCTGTTCTGAGAGCATAGCGAAGTCGCTGCCCGCCGGTACAAATACCGACCCGATAAACTTGCAGTTCGCTCCCTGCGAGGCATCTGATACGGCGCAAGCAGTCCAAGAGTTGCGCGATACCATGACCCGTGATGTCGGTGTCGTCCGGGAACGTTCAGGACTGACCCGCGCATTGAAAACCATAGCCGAGTTAGAGGCGCGCCATGGTGATTGTCCCTCGTTCAGGAACATGTGCGCGACGGCGACGCTGATTGCGGCCTCTGCTTTGCAGCGCGAAGAAAGTCGCGGTGCGCATGAACGCTCTGACTTCCCTGACACCGGTGGCCAACCCGGTGAACGGTCCAAAATGTACCTCTCTGAGGCCCTGCGCATTCGGGCCGAAGCTTGCAAGGAACCGACATGA
- the bioB gene encoding biotin synthase BioB, which translates to MIIPHSGWTRKSAQAVHDLPLMDLLFRAQTVHRENFDPNKVQTSKLLSIKTGGCAEDCAYCSQSARNGSTLPASKLIEVQRVLAEAKKAKDGGATRFCMGAAWREPKPRDMPALVAMVEGVKAMGMETCMTLGMLDDTQVVQLRDAGLDYYNHNIDTSERYYSEVITTRTFSDRIDTMNRVQEAGIKVCSGGILGMGEHTGDRIDMLLTLANMTPPPNSVPINMLMPQADTPLADAEPIDPIDFVRIIATARILMPKSYVRLSAGRSDMSDEMQAMCFFAGANSIFVGDTLLTAENPEEDTDSILFAKLGIQAETAEEHKRTEAAE; encoded by the coding sequence ATGATCATCCCTCATTCCGGCTGGACCCGAAAATCTGCGCAAGCTGTTCATGATCTTCCCTTGATGGATCTTCTGTTCCGGGCACAAACCGTGCACCGTGAGAACTTTGATCCCAACAAGGTCCAGACCTCGAAGCTGCTGTCGATCAAGACCGGTGGGTGCGCCGAGGATTGCGCCTATTGCTCGCAATCGGCCCGCAACGGATCGACCCTGCCAGCGTCCAAGCTGATCGAGGTTCAGCGTGTTCTGGCCGAGGCTAAGAAAGCCAAAGATGGCGGAGCGACCCGGTTCTGCATGGGGGCCGCATGGCGCGAGCCCAAGCCGCGCGACATGCCGGCGCTGGTCGCCATGGTTGAAGGCGTTAAGGCGATGGGCATGGAAACCTGCATGACGTTGGGCATGCTGGATGACACTCAGGTGGTTCAGCTGCGCGACGCCGGGTTGGACTATTACAACCACAACATCGACACCTCCGAACGTTATTACTCCGAAGTGATCACCACCCGAACATTCTCGGATCGGATCGACACGATGAACCGGGTGCAGGAAGCCGGTATCAAAGTTTGCTCGGGCGGCATTCTTGGTATGGGCGAACATACCGGCGATCGTATCGACATGCTGCTGACACTTGCCAACATGACCCCTCCGCCGAATTCGGTGCCAATCAACATGCTGATGCCGCAGGCGGATACACCATTGGCCGATGCAGAGCCGATTGATCCTATCGACTTTGTGCGGATCATCGCAACCGCACGAATCCTGATGCCGAAATCCTATGTTCGCCTGTCCGCCGGGCGCAGTGACATGAGCGATGAGATGCAGGCGATGTGCTTCTTCGCCGGAGCGAACTCGATCTTTGTTGGCGATACGCTTCTGACGGCGGAAAACCCCGAGGAAGACACCGACTCAATCCTGTTTGCGAAACTTGGCATTCAGGCTGAAACTGCGGAAGAGCATAAGCGCACGGAAGCTGCCGAATGA
- the bioA gene encoding adenosylmethionine--8-amino-7-oxononanoate transaminase translates to MTPLEFDARHLWHPYTNVANPGAMHLIDRAEGVYLYREDGVKMIDAMSSWWCAIHGHKHPAITSAMQKQLEKMPHVMFGGLTHQPAVDLGRRMVDMLPEGLDRIFYCDSGSVSVEVSMKMAVQYQMAHGRTGKFEFATIRGGYHGDTWKAMSVCDPVTGMHGLFRGALSIQHFLPRPHVRLGDEWPADSAQNGLEPLERLLAEKGDQLAALILEPVVQGTGGMYFYHPQWLRAARALCDAHDVLIIFDEIATGFGRTGKLFVIDHADVKPDILCLGKALTGGHISFAATVTSEQVAYGIGNSEAGVFMHGPTYMANPLACVAGSASLGLLAEGNWERQVSDIEAQMRAELEPARNLPGVADVRVLGAIGVIEMKDTVDPSVAHRLAPKTGVWLRPFARNIYCMPPYVISPDELSQVTSAMVALAGGQG, encoded by the coding sequence GTGACCCCGCTCGAGTTTGACGCCCGACACCTGTGGCACCCTTACACCAACGTGGCCAACCCCGGCGCGATGCACCTGATCGACCGGGCCGAGGGCGTTTATCTGTACCGGGAAGACGGCGTGAAGATGATCGACGCCATGTCCTCGTGGTGGTGTGCAATCCACGGCCACAAACACCCTGCGATCACATCTGCGATGCAGAAACAGCTGGAGAAGATGCCCCATGTGATGTTTGGGGGGCTGACACACCAACCGGCCGTAGATCTGGGGCGCAGGATGGTCGACATGCTGCCCGAGGGACTGGACCGCATTTTCTACTGTGACAGTGGCTCGGTCTCGGTCGAAGTGTCGATGAAGATGGCGGTGCAATACCAAATGGCCCATGGCCGCACCGGTAAATTCGAGTTCGCCACCATTCGGGGCGGCTATCACGGCGATACCTGGAAGGCGATGAGCGTCTGCGACCCGGTCACTGGTATGCACGGGTTGTTCCGCGGGGCTTTGTCGATCCAGCACTTCCTGCCGCGCCCTCATGTGCGGCTGGGTGACGAATGGCCCGCAGATTCTGCGCAGAACGGGTTGGAGCCGCTGGAACGGTTGCTTGCCGAAAAAGGCGACCAATTGGCGGCCCTGATCCTTGAGCCTGTGGTTCAAGGCACAGGTGGCATGTATTTCTATCACCCTCAATGGCTGCGCGCGGCCCGCGCTTTGTGCGACGCCCATGACGTGCTGATTATCTTCGATGAGATTGCAACCGGCTTTGGCCGTACCGGCAAGTTGTTCGTCATCGATCACGCTGACGTCAAACCCGATATTCTGTGCTTGGGCAAAGCGCTGACCGGTGGACATATCTCGTTCGCGGCAACGGTTACCAGCGAGCAGGTGGCTTATGGCATCGGCAACAGCGAAGCGGGCGTGTTCATGCACGGCCCGACTTATATGGCCAACCCTCTGGCCTGTGTTGCGGGATCGGCCAGCCTCGGTCTACTGGCCGAGGGAAATTGGGAGCGCCAGGTGTCTGATATCGAGGCCCAGATGCGCGCCGAACTGGAGCCAGCCCGCAATTTGCCCGGCGTAGCGGATGTCAGAGTCCTTGGTGCCATCGGCGTCATCGAAATGAAGGATACGGTTGATCCTTCTGTTGCCCATCGGCTGGCCCCAAAGACCGGAGTGTGGCTACGCCCCTTCGCGCGCAACATCTACTGTATGCCCCCTTACGTCATCTCTCCTGATGAGCTCAGCCAGGTCACGAGTGCAATGGTCGCGCTGGCCGGGGGGCAGGGATGA
- a CDS encoding DUF452 family protein: MKHRWLEQSDDGALILVFGGWALGAAPFQGLTGDASVLLIDDYTRLDDSLPDLTGFDRVDMLAFSFGVASAAHWLANTSFRPDRLVAVSGTLHPSCLDRGIAPDMIRATADQLTTSSFAKFCRRAGLRGDAPELDISTAQKELHSVIQRGPASDPGFDLVWIPERDRVIPTKAQKAAWAHSSGDVRSIAGPHVPFQSGQTWAEWLS; the protein is encoded by the coding sequence ATGAAGCACAGGTGGCTGGAGCAATCAGACGACGGCGCTCTGATCCTTGTGTTCGGGGGTTGGGCGCTTGGTGCTGCACCGTTCCAGGGTCTGACCGGTGACGCGTCTGTTTTGCTGATTGATGACTATACCCGGCTTGATGATTCCTTGCCTGATTTGACAGGGTTTGACCGTGTCGACATGCTCGCGTTTTCCTTTGGCGTCGCATCCGCTGCGCATTGGTTGGCCAACACTTCGTTTCGTCCCGACCGGCTAGTTGCGGTCAGCGGCACATTGCACCCGTCTTGTCTTGACCGCGGAATAGCGCCTGACATGATCCGGGCTACGGCGGATCAGCTTACGACCTCCAGCTTTGCCAAATTTTGCCGCCGCGCTGGCTTGCGCGGCGACGCTCCGGAACTGGACATATCCACCGCACAAAAAGAGCTGCATTCGGTGATTCAACGCGGACCGGCATCGGACCCTGGGTTTGATCTGGTGTGGATACCCGAGCGTGACCGCGTCATTCCGACGAAGGCGCAAAAGGCGGCCTGGGCTCATTCGTCCGGCGATGTCAGATCTATCGCCGGGCCCCATGTGCCTTTCCAATCGGGTCAGACCTGGGCGGAGTGGCTGTCATGA
- a CDS encoding glycine betaine/L-proline ABC transporter ATP-binding protein: MPPKTKLSCRNVWKLYGPNAEALLKQNPNPSADDIRDAGLIGAVRNANIDIAEGEIFIIMGLSGSGKSTLVRCLSRLIEPTGGEVIFDDADLLRANDKELIEIRRHKIGMVFQHFALLPHLTVLQNVMFPLTIQATPKAEVETKAREVVELVGLKGREDYYPRELSGGQQQRVGIARSLVTEPDLWFLDEPFSALDPLIRREMQDEFLRLQERLHKTIVFITHDFEEAVRLADRIAIMKDGEVIQIATPEELVMHPATEYVAEFTRHIPRSKVLTVGGVMTPGAAGEGEPIAQSARVSDVAERIIAADAPIPVVDAEGQPVGAIDRKAVAHVLFGDGDAA, from the coding sequence ATGCCCCCCAAGACGAAACTGTCCTGCCGCAACGTTTGGAAACTATACGGGCCAAACGCTGAAGCGCTGTTGAAGCAAAACCCCAACCCGTCGGCGGATGACATCCGTGATGCAGGTTTGATTGGGGCCGTGCGCAACGCCAATATCGACATCGCGGAAGGCGAGATCTTTATCATTATGGGGCTGTCCGGGTCGGGGAAATCGACTTTGGTTCGTTGCCTGTCGCGCTTGATTGAACCCACTGGTGGTGAGGTCATTTTTGACGACGCTGATCTGTTACGTGCAAACGACAAAGAACTGATTGAAATTCGACGCCACAAGATCGGCATGGTGTTCCAGCATTTTGCATTGCTGCCACATCTGACCGTCTTGCAGAATGTGATGTTCCCTCTGACCATTCAGGCCACACCAAAAGCCGAGGTCGAAACGAAGGCTCGCGAAGTGGTGGAACTGGTTGGTCTGAAAGGGCGCGAGGATTACTATCCGCGTGAGCTGTCCGGCGGCCAGCAACAGCGTGTGGGTATCGCCCGTTCGCTGGTGACCGAACCCGATCTGTGGTTTCTGGATGAGCCGTTTTCGGCCCTCGACCCCCTGATCCGGCGCGAGATGCAGGACGAGTTTCTGCGGCTTCAGGAACGCCTGCACAAGACCATCGTCTTCATCACGCACGACTTTGAAGAGGCTGTCCGCCTGGCAGACCGCATCGCCATCATGAAAGATGGCGAAGTGATTCAGATCGCCACTCCGGAAGAGCTGGTGATGCACCCTGCCACGGAATATGTGGCTGAGTTCACAAGACATATCCCGCGTTCGAAGGTTCTGACCGTCGGCGGCGTCATGACCCCCGGCGCCGCAGGTGAAGGAGAGCCAATTGCGCAATCTGCCCGCGTTTCTGACGTGGCCGAACGCATCATCGCCGCCGATGCGCCGATCCCTGTTGTGGATGCGGAGGGGCAACCCGTGGGAGCGATTGATCGCAAAGCTGTTGCGCATGTACTATTCGGCGACGGAGATGCGGCATGA
- the bioD gene encoding dethiobiotin synthase, with protein MSALIVAGTDTGVGKTVFSAGLAAALNARYWKPVQSGLEGATDTETVLKLSGAEVLPEAYRLNLPASPHLSAEDMGVEIDLSRLAVPQVDGPLVVEGAGGLMVPLNRKSYYLDLIAQWRAPVVLVARTALGTINHTTLSLMALRVRGCEVVGVAFVGEAEPDVEQTIVEMSNVRHLGRLPMLGDLTQQSLADAFSAIDVATIRRFL; from the coding sequence ATGAGCGCGCTGATCGTTGCCGGAACCGACACAGGCGTCGGGAAAACCGTTTTTTCCGCTGGTCTGGCGGCGGCTCTGAATGCCCGGTATTGGAAACCCGTTCAGTCGGGCCTGGAAGGTGCGACGGACACAGAAACCGTTCTAAAATTGTCGGGCGCCGAAGTGCTGCCTGAGGCGTATCGCCTGAACTTGCCTGCATCACCCCATCTGTCTGCCGAAGACATGGGCGTCGAAATTGATCTCTCACGCCTTGCTGTGCCGCAGGTTGACGGGCCGCTGGTCGTTGAGGGGGCAGGGGGCCTGATGGTGCCGCTGAATCGTAAAAGCTATTACCTGGACCTGATCGCGCAATGGCGGGCTCCGGTGGTTTTGGTCGCACGCACGGCGCTGGGAACGATTAACCACACCACATTGTCCTTAATGGCCCTGCGTGTCAGGGGATGTGAGGTCGTGGGTGTTGCCTTTGTCGGTGAGGCTGAGCCGGATGTTGAACAAACTATCGTTGAGATGAGTAATGTTCGTCACCTTGGGCGGCTTCCGATGCTCGGCGATTTGACACAGCAAAGCCTGGCAGATGCCTTTTCAGCGATAGACGTTGCCACCATTCGGAGGTTCCTGTGA
- the nadC gene encoding carboxylating nicotinate-nucleotide diphosphorylase — MTFATLPDLILEPVIRAALMEDLGSYGDVTTRTVIPQETTYTARLNAREDAVVSGMQVAEIAFRLVDPALEVEVLVKDGAPCRRGDTLMTIKGSAASILSGERVALNFAGRLTGIATKTAAFVGQTKGTNARITCTRKTTPGLRIVEKQAVLHGGGYNHRYSLSDAILIKDNHIAAAGGIRQVLEAAKAQASHMMAVEIEVDRLDQLAEVLKVGGASVVLLDNMDNDMLREAVAMVDGQMKTEASGNVTLERVASIAATGVDYISSGALTHSARTVDLGLDF; from the coding sequence ATGACATTTGCAACCCTGCCAGATCTGATCCTTGAACCTGTGATCCGCGCTGCGCTGATGGAGGATTTGGGAAGCTACGGCGACGTGACCACCCGAACCGTGATCCCGCAGGAGACCACATATACGGCCCGGCTGAACGCACGCGAAGATGCTGTCGTGTCGGGTATGCAGGTCGCCGAAATCGCGTTCCGCCTTGTGGACCCCGCGCTTGAGGTTGAAGTGCTGGTCAAAGACGGCGCGCCCTGTCGTCGTGGAGACACGCTGATGACCATTAAGGGATCTGCTGCCTCAATCCTGTCGGGTGAGCGGGTCGCCCTGAACTTTGCCGGTCGTCTGACCGGCATTGCCACCAAGACCGCCGCATTTGTGGGGCAGACCAAGGGCACCAACGCTCGTATTACCTGCACGCGCAAGACCACGCCTGGCCTGCGTATCGTTGAAAAGCAGGCCGTGTTGCATGGAGGCGGTTACAATCACCGCTATTCCCTGTCCGACGCGATCCTGATCAAGGACAATCATATCGCTGCTGCGGGCGGTATTCGTCAGGTATTGGAAGCCGCCAAGGCCCAGGCCAGCCATATGATGGCGGTCGAGATCGAAGTTGACCGTCTGGACCAGTTGGCAGAGGTCCTGAAAGTTGGCGGAGCCTCGGTCGTGTTGCTGGACAATATGGACAACGACATGCTGCGCGAAGCTGTTGCCATGGTAGATGGTCAGATGAAAACCGAAGCCAGCGGGAACGTAACCCTGGAGCGGGTGGCGTCCATCGCCGCAACCGGCGTGGACTATATCTCGTCCGGTGCCTTAACGCATTCTGCGCGCACTGTGGATCTGGGGCTGGATTTCTGA